AGCAGAATTTACTATGAAGCTTAGTGAAGCCGTTTCAGCTCTGAAAGCTGGCTTGCCTTGGGAAAAGGATGTGAAAATAACACCACTTCCGGAAGTCAATAAGCCACCATATCTGAAAGAATGTATTGAAGATGCAATATTAAAAGGAGCCGCCGTTTTAAATAAAGACGGCGGGTACATGGAAGAGTCTTTTGTTTTTCCGGCAGTTGTTTATCCTGTAAATAGTGATATGAAACTGTATCATGAAGAACAATTTGGTCCGGTAATTCCTGTGGTGCCTTTTGAAGATATTGAAGAACCAATAGAGTATCAGGTGAATGCCTCTCATGGAATGCAGGTGAGTATTTTCAGTGAAGATCCGCAGGAAGTAGCCAATCTGATTGATCCTTTTGTAAATCTTGTAAGCCGTGTCAATATCAATTGCCAAGCACAGCGTGGTCCGGATGTATTTCCATTTACCGGAAGAAAAGACAGTGCAGAAGGTACACTTTCTGTGTTTGATGCTTTGCGTTCATTCTCCATCAGATCCCTGGTAGCTGCAAAACTTACAGATTCCAATAAAACTTTATTAAATACTATTGTAAGGGAACATGATTCTAATTTTTTAAGCACAGACTATATTTTTTAAAGCTAATCCCAAGCTGTATTTAACATAAAATAAAAATCCTTAATAAATACTTGTATTTTTTAAGGATTTTTTAACTTAAAGGCTGGAATTAGAATATTTTGTGTTATAACAAGGCGAGGTTTTTATAAAATCTTACCGTAAGGATTAGTGTGTAAATCATGTCTTCATCGGAACAAGAATTTTTAGAGAAAATTGAAAAGCACAAAGGTGTTATTTTCAAGATTTCTAAAATGTATATGGATAATAAGGACGATCAGAATGACCTCTATCAAGAGATCATTTATCAGGCATGGAAATCTTACGGCGATTTTCAGCAGCGGAGTGATTTCTCAACATGGCTTTATAGAACTGCGCTTAACACAGCAATTGTTTTTTTACGAAGTGAGAAAAAACGTAGCTTTATACAAAATCAGGATATTGAGGTGCTCAATGCCCAGCAGGAACCTTATAATGATATTGATGATCAGAATATGAAGTTGATGTATGAGGCTATTCATCAGTTGAGTCCTATTGATAAAGCCCTTATTTTTTTCTTTCTGGAAGATTTTTCAGGGAAGGAAGTTGCTCATCAGCTGGGTATTACAGAAGTTAATGCCAGGGTGAAACTTAAAAGAGCGAAGGCAAAACTGAAGGAGATCATTGCAAAACAGAGAACAGGTTCAATTTAAAAGATAAAAGAATGGAGTTAGAAAACTTTAAAGAACTTTGGAATAAAGATACAGGACAGGAACCACCTGAAATATCCCTTGAAAAACAGCGTGATATTCATTCTCCGCTCCAGATGCTGAAGATCAATATGAAAACCGAATTTTGGCTGATGGTTGTTACATTGCCATTACTATTAACGAGTTTTCCATTTGCTTCTACAGATTCCAATGTAAGAACCATATCAACATTGGTCACTATTCTGACCATAGCCTTTATGAGTTACTTTTATTCCCGTTTTCTTAAGCTTTATAAATTACTTCAAAAAAATAGTATCAATACCAATTATGATTTGTTCAATCTTAAAACCCAGCTTTTAATCTCCAGGGAAATCTATATCTCATACTATATTTCCTATATCCCGCTTGCTTTTCTCTTATCTCTGATTAAGATTAATTTCCATTTTGAGATGGAGTACAATCTGGCCATTTTCGGAATAAGTTTTTTTATTACCTTATTATTGGTATGCTTTATTATAAAATACTGGATCTATTATATGTACGGAAGATACATTGATGATGTGGTATACCTGGTAGATGAGCTGAATGGAGTAGAAGTAAAACCACGAATTGAAAAAAAGAAAACCTGGTTTGAGAGATCCCAAAAGTTTTTCATGAATAAAATGGGGATTAAAGGGAATATCCTGAACACAATTATATGGTACGTATCAGTTTATATTTTTATTATATTGTTTTTAACTCTGGTTCTTCTTATCATCATTATCATTGGAGCTAAGCTGAATTGTATTGATATCACAACCTTGCAAAGAGCCTTAGATCGATTAAATTAAAGATACTTTACTGAAAATTAAATAAAAACTGGTGGAAAAAACGACCAGTTTTTTTGTGTAATGATGTAACATTTTCGTTTTTTTTCTACTAACTACTGAGCTATTATTACTTTTATAAACACACACAATTATTTCGAATAAAGCACTATCCTAAAATAGTAGACATTAAAAAAAAACACAGTGAGAGGCCTGACAGTATTTTCTGTCGGGTTTTTTTATTTTTTTTAATTAATTTCTGTAACAATTTTTTTCAATGAAAACTAACTTTATAGAGCAACAAGTTATGACCTCATTAGAACAAGCATTTATCCATAAGATTGAAAGACATAAAGGAATCATTTTTAAGATTTCTAAAATGTATATGTCTGATAAAGATGATCAGGATGATCTTTTTCAGGAAATAACCTGTCAGTTATGGAAAGCATACCCCAACTTTAGAGGAGAAAGTGAATTTTCAACCTGGTTGTACAGAATAGCTTTAAACACAGCTATTATTTTCCTCAAAACTGAAAAGAGAAGAAGTTTTATTACTAACAATGAGAATTTATCTCATCATTTTATTCCTCAGGAAGATTATGATAATGAGAGAGAAGAAAGAATGGTAGAAATGTATACAGCAATTCAGTTACTCAATCCGATTGATAAAGCTTTTATTTTTTATTATCTGGAAGATTTTTCAGGGAAGCAGATTGCCGATCAGATGGGGATTTCCGAGGGCAATGCAAGAGTAAAAATGAATAGAGCTAAAAATAAATTAAAAGATATCTTAAATCAACATAATCCTAACCAATATTAAATCCTAATCCAATGAATATAGATGAATTGAAAAATACCTGGAATGAAGATATTGCAAATGAAACCCCTGAAATAAGCATAGATCAGAGAAATAAAATAAATCTTCCCCTTGAGAAAGTGCGCAAAAATATGCGCATGGAATTCTGGTGGGTGGTGGGCATCTTCGTTTTTGCATTCCTGGTCTGTTCCGTTTGCCAGCCCTTTAAACTTCAATTGTATATCACAGTTTTGATCGCTTCAATGCTTATTGTTACCATTTTCTTTTACAGTAAGTTCTTCAAATTGTATAATAATATCAGCAATACAGAACTTAAGACTAGTGATTCTCTGAAAGATCTCGTTACTCAGTTAAACCTGAATAAACAATATTATCTATCTTACTATATCAGTTTTGCACCATTTATAGTATGTGAAATTCTTATCGTCCTGGAATTTATACCGTGGCCACAGCCTTTAAGTGAGATTAAAATAGCTGTTATTTTGATTAGCAGCCTTGTCGGTGGCTTATTTTTACTTTTTTTATGTGGTAAATTCTGGTTCCATCGTTATTATGGGCGATACATCAATCATATTGAATCTCTTTTAAATGAACTGAGAAAGTAAATTTAAATAGAATCGGCGGGCTGAAAGCCCGCCGATTCTATTTATTATATCTATTTATTAACTTTTCATAAAGAGAATGTCAATCTTTCCGTTTAATTACTGATATCTTTTTCCTTCCCGATTTCCTTCCTTATCCAGTCCAGTTGAGGATCCTTTTTATCAATAATATCCTGCATGCTTTCTTTGATTTCTACATTAGGAACAACTCCTTTGTGGGTATCTGAAAAATCAATATTCGGCTGTACAAGAAGAAGTCCGATCGGAAATCTGATTTCGGAATTGGGTAATTTCTGATAAGAATAAAAACCTGCTACGGTTCCATCATTGGCACCTCCGGTTTCTTCTCCTACAAGAGTCGCTCTTTTATCATTTTTAAGCTTTGCGGTAATGATGGAAGATGCAGAGAAACTTCCGCCGTTGATCAGAACAAAAACTTTTCCATGGAAAGCTTCCTTATTAGGCTTTGTAGGTTTGTCAGCTTTCATTTTATAGAAAACCTTTCCATCCTTTTTATAAGTGCTGAAAGCCTGGGCAAAAAAGTAACTTGGATAGGAGATACTCTTAATCGCATAATCTAATGGAGTGCTTTTTCTGAAATAATTGGTTCTCAAGGGGATATCTCTTGAAGTAACCTGGGATGGCTTAATCAGGGTAAAAGGCTTGTCGGTAAGGTATGAATATAGATTATTGATCTCATAAAGAGAACCGCCATAGTTGTTTCGAACATCTATGATGAGATAATCTGACTTGGCA
This is a stretch of genomic DNA from Chryseobacterium tructae. It encodes these proteins:
- a CDS encoding RNA polymerase sigma factor; translated protein: MSSSEQEFLEKIEKHKGVIFKISKMYMDNKDDQNDLYQEIIYQAWKSYGDFQQRSDFSTWLYRTALNTAIVFLRSEKKRSFIQNQDIEVLNAQQEPYNDIDDQNMKLMYEAIHQLSPIDKALIFFFLEDFSGKEVAHQLGITEVNARVKLKRAKAKLKEIIAKQRTGSI
- a CDS encoding RNA polymerase sigma factor, with translation MKTNFIEQQVMTSLEQAFIHKIERHKGIIFKISKMYMSDKDDQDDLFQEITCQLWKAYPNFRGESEFSTWLYRIALNTAIIFLKTEKRRSFITNNENLSHHFIPQEDYDNEREERMVEMYTAIQLLNPIDKAFIFYYLEDFSGKQIADQMGISEGNARVKMNRAKNKLKDILNQHNPNQY